Genomic window (Oncorhynchus mykiss isolate Arlee chromosome 28, USDA_OmykA_1.1, whole genome shotgun sequence):
gaagaccactgacaatctccctccatctggggctccacgcaagatctcaccccgtggggtcaaaatgatcacaagaacagtgagcaaaaatcccagaaccacacggggggacctagtgaatgacctgcagagagctgggaccaaagtaacaaagcctaccatcagtaacacactacgccgccagggactcaaatcctgcagtgccagacgtgtccccctgcttaagccagtacatgtccaggcccgtctgaagtttgctagagagcatttggatgatccagaagaagattgggggaatgtcatatggtcagatgaaaccaaaataaaactttttggtaaaaactcaacttgtcgtgtttggaggacaaagaatgctgagttgcatccaaagaacaccatacctactgtgaagcatgggggtggaaacatcatgctttggggctgtttttctgaaaagggaccaggacgtctgatccgtgtaaaggaaagaatgaatggggccatgtatcgtgagattttgagtgaaaacctccttccatcagtaagggcattgaagataaaacgtggctgggtctttcagcatgacaatgatcccaaatacactgcccgggcaacaaaggagtggcttcgttaaaagcattaaggtcctggagtggcccagccagtctccagatctcaactccatagaaaatctttggagggagttgaaagtccgtgttgcccagcaacagccccaaaacatcactgctctagaggagatctgcatggaggaatgggccaaaataccaacaaCAGTGTGTGAGAACCTTGAaggcttacagaaaacgtttgacctctgttatataccctttgttggcaatgacaaagtattgagatagaCTTTTATTGAccatatacttattttccaccatcatttgcaaataaatatcCTGTGTGATATCTCTTTAGTGAGTGTCAGTGTGCTGCTCTACCAACTGTTTGGCTCAGTAAGTAAAGAATGGCTCTTGCAacgccaggattgtgggttcgattcccggggccACCCATATGAAACATGTACGCATGCATGATAGtaaatcgctttggataaaagtgtctgctaaatagcaCATTATATTGTTGTCCCCTGTAGAGACAGCAGGTGGTGCTGACAGAACAATGGGCCAAACACCACCCAGCCATCCACTTCTCCGTCATGCACCCTGGATGGGCTGACACACCAGGTACCATGGGGAGGCATAGGATAGATACAGATAGACCACGGGGAGACGGGGATAGACAGACCAGGTACCatggggagatgggggggggaaGGACAGACCAGGTACCGTGGGGAGGTCAGGGGGATAGATAGAAATCAGACAAAATAATGTGTACAGACACATCAAATCATGTACCATATATTAGGGTAGACACTGATTGAAGATACTTTTATACAGATTGAGTAATGTGCTGTAAATTGCAAATATTGATTGTAAACATAAGATTGTTAGTTATTTGGTGCAGTCAGATGacatctctcctccccccagcggTTTCTACATCTATGCCTCAGTTCCACCAGATGATGGGGGAAAGGCTGCGTAGTGCAGAGCAGGGAGCTGACACTGTGGTGTGGCTGGCACTGACCCGTGCTGCTGGCAGAACACGCAGCGGAAAGTTCTTCCAAGGTGGGCACCAGTGTGTTTTAGTACCAGTGGGACGGGGATCCCCTAAAATGTTTCATTAAATTGACTTGCGTTTACTTCATTTAATCAACTAGGGCTGAGCAGAAAATGCCAATGCACACTAACTGCCAACACTAATGGGCTGGGTGTGATTTTTCTCAGATCGGCGGGCGGTCCCGGCCCACCTGCCCCTGGCCTGGACCCACAGTTCCCCCGAGGAGGTCCGGTCCTTCATGACCCAGCTGGAGATCTTGGCCCAGGCTGCAAAGCAGCCTCGCACTGACGCACAGCCCAGTTTTGACCCAACTTATTGAAAGGTCTTGTGACCCACCAGCACCAAAAGAGTACATATCCAGTCTCAAGCTGCAAACCCAATGTAACCAAACAACCACTTTGATAAACTTTCTTACCTAACCAATTATAATTGATTCAGCTCTTAGGAATCTTAACTTCCACTTGTagtgcattgatgtcaatggacATCGATCCTTAGTGAAAAGTACTATAGTTAAGGTTCAGTATGTGACCACAGACCTAGAGGTATCCCTAACCTGTCCTCAATGTTTTGTTGGTATTAAAGGACTTGAACCTAGATGATGTATCTGTCTGAATCTTTCAGGACACACGCTTAAGAATTCAACGATTTTGTAGCTAGCCTGAAGGATCAGGCTAAAATTACCATGTTTCAAAGTGGGTAATAAAGCCTCAatattgaatattttttttatttatttttgtagcaATCCACATTTGCCGTTTTGTTtttaatatttcatttttatACAGTATTGAAAACAAAAATAATGTGGTGCATTCACATCTTTCCCAAGGGATTCTTTAAGGTTGATCTCTACAAGGGTAAAACAGTGAAAAGCCTGAAGCTGGAATCCATACATGTTGAAGTTCTCACAGGGAGTAAGAAGAGTAGTGGGCCTGATTTTTAAAATCTACAAGGCTTGATGGATTTTGTTTGTACTTTTTTTGCCATTTACTTTTTAAATTTTTAGTAAAGGGAGGAGTCTGCTTCCCAGCATTTCTTTTAAAAGGAACTTCCCAGTCCATGCGAACAACAGTCCAAAAAaacacccctccatctctcctcatccACAATGCGCCTCTCCTCCACTTATGCAACATAGGTGTAGACTTTGCGGTCCTCGGGCGTCCGTGCcaagtattctctctctataaGTCCTTCAATGCGCTTCTTAATGACCACGGGGCTGGGGAGGAACCGGGCCCGCAGCTGCTGGGTTACCTGGGGAGAGAGGAAGTACAACAGCACTATTAGACACTTCACTATCATTTCTCTGGTTCAAAAGATAGGACATTTCAGCACAAACTTCTgaggaatcataacatgattagTTGGTACTCGTGTTCAACGTTAAAATAATCACCTCGAAGTACTTACTGAAATACTCCAGGATGCAAATTCCACATTCATAATAATGAGCTGAGAAATTAAGTCTAATAATCAACCAAATTGCCTCAACTCCAGATTTTAATAAAAAACGTGGCTCTTCCACACCTGGCTCAAGAGTCAAGAGAAGTAAAGCTAAAGACAGTTCTCTGCGGGCGGTTTCCCCAGAACAGATTAGGCTTAATCCAGGACTAAACATTTAATGTATATTCTCCATTGAGCTAGTTTTTTAGCCCAGGAAGTTAAGACCACACCCACCTTTGCTACCAAAATGTTAAGACCTTTGTTCTTAGTTTAACATTTGTGTTGCTGATCATGTCTATTAGTGTTCTGTATTTTgtcatgttctatgttttgtgaggaccccaggaagaatagctgctgcttttTCAGCTAATGTGGATCAAAATAAAAATCACCACGCCCACCTCTGATACCAGGACCTAAAGGCCACACCCACCTCTGCTACCAGGACGTTATGCTGCATCTTCTTCCTGGACTTCATGATGCGGACGATGGCTGCTTCAATTTCGTGCTTCCTGTCGTCATCTACCTTCTGCCGCGTCTCTTTTCTCTCAGGGTCAGACTCCCCCTGCTTAGCAGCGACTGGAGGGAGGGAAATAAATGTTCAGTACAGGTCATCAGGGCAAAGTCAAAGGTCAACATGCCCAGAGGTTAAATGAGGAATAGCTAAGAAGTTGACCCTAAAACTGTGGCCACAAAAGCCTTTAGCTCCCCAAACCAGAGTGGGAGACCAATGTGATACAGCCGGGTAGTTTTCAGTTTCATCAATTAAATCTCATTAGAATAACAGACAGAATATAGATCAACATCTAAGGCCCATActacacacctgtctgtatttTGACTCTGTGCAGCTTGGAGGTAAACTGATCGTTGACTGTAAACACGTGGCCGTTCTCGATCTCCTTGGACTTGGGCTCCTTGGTGAGGACGCGCTGGGTGGGCTTCCCACAAGCCAGCGACTGCAGCGCTCGCACCAGCTCCCTCTCCGGGATGTCCGTCTCCTGCTGGATCTCCTACAATGGGGACGGGAGGGagcagaaaagagagaggggaaggatgagaAATAAAAGGGAAGCAGAGTGGAGTAAAACAATATATGGGAGAGGAGGATGAATGGGAGAAGAAATAGAAATCAGATAAATGCAATCTAACACTTCCATGTGATTGAGACTGACAAGCCTATACAAGTGTCTGGCTCTTACCTCAAAGGTGGACTTTTCTCTGTTGTTGAAGAGCATGAGGATGGTCATCTGGAAAGTTGAGACCTGCAGTATGTGTTTCCTGGTGTTCGAGCCTGTCACCTGTGCTCCTCCCACTCCTACCTCCGAACCATCCTCCTGAAGCGGTAGGCAGGTAGAAAGGGAGAGACGAAGAGAAAGTGAGACGGGGTAATAAAAGTTGAGAATTGCCATTGTGCAGTTTAGGAAAGCTAGCCCCTCCATCCATGGGTGGCAGGCAGGGCCCTTTACCTTCTTGATGAGACCGTGAAAGGTGGCATTGAGGTCTGCTGAGCCCATGTGGTGCTGGAGTGTCAACTGTCTGCCGCTGTGTTTGGCCAAGTAGAACCTGAAAGGGGGAGGTAAATAACTGGTTACAAACTATACTTTTCATCAACCAAGGAATTGGTTTATCTAGTAGTTGCATTAAAGAGATGCCTGTAATGCAATTAATTGTATTGTTGTAATTGAAGGTGAAAAACAGCAAAAAGAGAATGAATCCTACCTTCTAAAGACCTCAAAGGCAtgtctgggggagggggggatggtgCACTTGGGCGTGGCCGACTGCGTGGGCCAATAGCCAGTGGTGAGTACTCTTACTGTGAGGTCGACGCCCCCTAGAGACACCTGTAGGAAACAGCAGACACGGTCACAAAATGAAAACGAAAACCAAGACACAAAAGGAGTCCAGGATtgcatttattaaacataaacagGAGAAGATCAGACGCCTTTAATATCAATGTCAGTCTCGCTGATGATGTAAAGAGGAATTGTATGCATCATATCTTAAACCTGTGAACTGTGAGGTGTGTTTTTGAGTGATGCCTGTGTACTACCAGGTGTGAGTGTTTAGAAATGTGTACGATCAGGTGTGTGAGGTGAGCGGAGAGGTATAGTAGTGCAACACCGTCTTACCCCCGTGGACTGTAGGTGTTGTCTGAACTCGTCCATGGTGGTGTtggagatgctcatgtctctgaACATCCCTTCCAGTTTAGAGGTGAACTGACAGCCACACTCAGTCTACACAGAGAAGAGACAACATACTGGTTCAGGGATGGGATCAGCACAATACGGACAATCAGGTCAAACAGCTACAAGTCCATTTTAACGCTAAGATAGAAGATTTAAGAACATCCTAAATTCCTGattaataataaaaagtaacaatgtAACTTTTATTATTAATTAAGGGGGGGCTGAACACCGATTCAACGTTTTCTGCTGCTCATTAAGAAAAATTAGATTAGGGTCTTGGGGGTGTGGTTCGATGTGGGTGTGTTAGGTTTGCATAGCGTACCCTGGCGGTTACTGgtgtttgtccctcttgagacaccgtagcaacaacatagccacgatcacttcctcaaaatagaaTTGAtctaagataaatcaagaaatctATAATAAATTGACGTTTTTGCAGATGTCTTAGTCAggcaattttacatctagctaaggtgtttggtgcagaaATTCAAGTAAAAAAAACTAGTCAGTGTACTGAGTATCAGTCTCAACTTCATCATCAGCAAGCTGCCAAACTACCGTAAATAAAAGCACAAGCTACACGCTGTTTGTCAGTGGCCAAAATCACTAGCTATAGCTAGGTTCCATCTCTGGGTTTGTCAATGAAGCTAGCTAATAGTAGCTAGCAGGCACATTGAGCAGGCAGGCCACAGACTAATCAGCTCATCAAGTCACTGGCAAGTGGCGACATGTAGTTCTTCATAACTTTCTCACTATCTATTACCAGAGTGTCTGTCTGGCAGTGGTTCATAGTGAATCATGTTGTGGTACAAAAGATGCTCACGAATGGGTTTAGAATGTTGGAATATGTGCACATCGTCTCAATTCAAATTCCCAAAACAGTGGCTGATCCTTAGTTACACAAATCTAACAAACTCAGTTTTTGAATATGCTGACTTTATGACCAGAATGATCCTACTTACCCTTCTTAGTCAATTTTGGCACTGGAATAAATGTTTGACTAATATTGATGCCACATACGCCAGTTTCAACCAGAGAAGTTGGTCATTCAGTTTCTCTTTAAAATCTAATTCATGAATACAAAATTCATTGGATAAAAAATGTCAATGTAATTGACAGCGGACTTGACTCGCCCTCTCCTCACCTTCAGCTTAGAGATCATGTTCTTCTCAGAGTCGTCAGAGACACTCTTGTTGGTGAGCAGCCTCCGGGCCAGGTGCTGTTTGTAGTACCTCTCAAACACATCCTTCTCCTGCATGAACCGGAAAAGCACCATGGCCTTGTCCAGGATGGACTCCACTTCCTGCTCTGTCAGCTGGAGATCATACCAAAAGACAGAGAGGGTTGGGATATGTGCTTGAATAGTTTGAAAATGGCATATTTCTTTTACCTTTTACAGAAAGTACAAAAGCATGTTTTTATGTTATTGATAAAAAAAAGGATGTGGGTTAAGGCAGCAACAGATGCATTTCATGATACCCAAATAGTGCACTGTGTGGTTCTGGCCAGAGCACTGTGTGGTTCTGGCCAGAGCCAGTGCACTGTGTGGTTCTGGCCAGAGCCAGACCACTGTGTGGTTCTGGCCAGAGCCAGTGCACTGTGTGGAGAATTAGGGTACCACATGAGATTATCCCATTGAAGTGTAGTGACATAAAATGTATAAGATTGAACACTACAGTGACGTACCCCTTTGACTCCCTTCTTGAGCTTGTCGTCGATGAAGAGGGAGAGGTATTCGGGGGAGCGGgagtttaggttgaggaagtacTCAAAGTCTCCGGCGATGGTCTGCTTGAAGAGCCGGTCGTTGTTGAACGACTCCAGGAGGAAGCGGTCGAACCGCGTCTTCAGGTCCAACAGGCCCTATAGGAGGGGgaatcaaatccaactttatttaaAAGATAAATCACAGCACACTAACATAAACACAGATACTATTAGAGTCAGTGGTTTATGTGTCAACTCTTGGGGATGCCATAAAAGAGTGGTCTGGAACATTAGCTTCAATGCTTATGGGGGTAGTTACTCATTATTTTAAACGCTTTAGATTTTAGACATTTAGTCCTGACTTTTTCCTGATCAGGAAATACTCAGTACCCTGATTTGTTCTGGGTATGTTTTGAATTTGACAATCTTTGATTTTTGAGATTAGGCCCAGTGTACCTGGATGTAGTCGACAGGGTTCTTGCCCTCTCCCTCCTCCGAC
Coding sequences:
- the LOC110508338 gene encoding cullin-3, which produces MSNLKGGVKKDTKMRIRAFPMTMDEKYVNNIWDLLKNAIQEIQRKNNSGLSFEELYRNAYTMVLHKHGEKLYTGLREVVTEHLVNKVREDVLNSLNNNFLQTLNQAWNDHQTAMVMIRDILMYMDRVYVQQNNVENVYNLGLIIFRDQVVRYGCIRDHLRQTLLDMIARERKGEVVDRGAIRNACQMLMILGLEGRTVYEEDFEAPFLEMSAEFFQMESQKFLAENSASVYIKKVEARINEEIERVLHCLDKSTEEPIVKVVERELISKHMKTIVEMENSGLVHMLKNGKTEDLGCMYKLFSRVPNGLKTMCECMSSYLREQGKALVSEEGEGKNPVDYIQGLLDLKTRFDRFLLESFNNDRLFKQTIAGDFEYFLNLNSRSPEYLSLFIDDKLKKGVKGLTEQEVESILDKAMVLFRFMQEKDVFERYYKQHLARRLLTNKSVSDDSEKNMISKLKTECGCQFTSKLEGMFRDMSISNTTMDEFRQHLQSTGVSLGGVDLTVRVLTTGYWPTQSATPKCTIPPSPRHAFEVFRRFYLAKHSGRQLTLQHHMGSADLNATFHGLIKKEDGSEVGVGGAQVTGSNTRKHILQVSTFQMTILMLFNNREKSTFEEIQQETDIPERELVRALQSLACGKPTQRVLTKEPKSKEIENGHVFTVNDQFTSKLHRVKIQTVAAKQGESDPERKETRQKVDDDRKHEIEAAIVRIMKSRKKMQHNVLVAEVTQQLRARFLPSPVVIKKRIEGLIEREYLARTPEDRKVYTYVA